The proteins below come from a single Marinobacter bohaiensis genomic window:
- a CDS encoding pilin: MRSKHVGFSLLEIMIVVALIGILAAISIPLLQGYAARAQINRVVSELGVYRTAFESNLSSLTEVTNESLGYTPSELTTGSSAVEIAVINPDGTGHLQVTMGGNAQQNLSGLVIRFQRSSSGRWSCIIDKSAVPSWKESYKPAGCAVP; encoded by the coding sequence ATGCGAAGTAAACATGTAGGTTTTTCTTTGCTCGAAATAATGATCGTAGTGGCTTTGATTGGAATCTTGGCGGCCATATCGATTCCTTTGCTGCAAGGCTATGCAGCAAGAGCTCAAATAAATCGAGTGGTTAGTGAGCTTGGCGTTTACAGAACCGCATTCGAGTCAAACCTGTCAAGTCTGACTGAAGTAACCAATGAAAGCCTTGGGTATACACCTTCTGAGCTGACGACAGGTAGTTCGGCAGTGGAGATTGCGGTGATTAATCCTGACGGAACAGGGCATCTACAGGTGACCATGGGCGGCAATGCACAGCAGAATTTGTCGGGGTTGGTCATACGTTTTCAAAGATCTTCTTCCGGTAGGTGGTCTTGCATTATTGATAAATCTGCAGTGCCTAGCTGGAAGGAGAGCTATAAGCCAGCGGGGTGCGCGGTGCCGTGA
- a CDS encoding Wzz/FepE/Etk N-terminal domain-containing protein, giving the protein MTDTSAQAQSELSDEISLVDLAVTFLRRRRLFYLVFSVCALAGVVYALMAETTYRYTSLVQGAMIDSDQALESPPALLAAIEDRWLPEVRANYIADEGVFPLSVTVEAPKNSDLVKLISEASDDQVKTVEKIHSTLIQAVSEDQVRKLSQYRKRLTLQLKAVEDIVKSLQEDGVSGEALAEAVDRKLDLELTLSNLQPMEQLVVARQSHDATGPKRMLIVVLSIFLGGVLGLLTVLLAEFFAAVRSQMAGQG; this is encoded by the coding sequence ATGACAGATACATCGGCTCAGGCGCAAAGCGAACTAAGTGACGAAATCAGCTTGGTTGATCTAGCAGTTACCTTTTTACGCCGTAGGCGTTTGTTTTATCTGGTTTTCTCGGTTTGCGCCCTGGCAGGGGTGGTGTATGCGCTTATGGCAGAGACTACGTATCGCTACACGAGTTTGGTGCAGGGAGCCATGATCGATTCGGACCAAGCGCTGGAGTCACCGCCGGCATTGCTCGCGGCAATCGAAGATCGATGGTTGCCTGAGGTTCGAGCGAACTACATCGCGGATGAGGGAGTATTCCCGCTAAGTGTAACGGTTGAGGCCCCGAAGAATTCAGATTTGGTCAAGTTAATCTCGGAAGCTAGCGACGATCAAGTGAAAACCGTAGAAAAGATTCACAGCACACTTATTCAGGCTGTGTCCGAAGATCAGGTTCGGAAGCTGAGTCAGTATAGGAAAAGGCTGACACTGCAGCTCAAAGCGGTTGAGGATATTGTTAAATCGCTTCAGGAAGACGGTGTTAGTGGAGAGGCGCTGGCTGAAGCAGTGGATCGTAAGCTTGATCTGGAATTGACGTTGTCCAATCTGCAACCCATGGAGCAGTTGGTGGTTGCACGACAAAGTCATGATGCTACAGGGCCGAAAAGAATGTTGATAGTTGTGCTATCTATTTTTTTGGGCGGCGTGCTTGGGCTCTTGACAGTGCTCTTGGCGGAGTTTTTTGCGGCGGTTCGCTCTCAAATGGCTGGTCAGGGGTGA
- the tviB gene encoding Vi polysaccharide biosynthesis UDP-N-acetylglucosamine C-6 dehydrogenase TviB gives METSNHIIAVIGLGYVGLPLAVEFGKKRPVIGFDIDQKRVDELRNGHDHTLEVSGSELSLASCLSYTASSDDLESANIYIVTVPTPIDEHKRPDLTPLIKASETIGKTLKKGDVVIYESTVYPGATEEDCVPVLERVSGLVYNQDFYAGYSPERINPGDKEHRVTNIKKVTSGSTPETADLVDSLYEEIVTVGTHKASSIKVAEAAKVIENTQRDLNIALINELAMIFNKMGIDTEAVLEAAGSKWNFLPFRPGLVGGHCIGVDPYYLTHKAQTIGHHPEIILAGRRLNDGMGVYVVSQLVKSMLKKRIHVEGAQVLVMGLAFKENCPDLRNTRVIDIIRELQEYNTKVDVFDPWVSVPEAEDEYGIVPVEEPAQGAYDAIIIAVGHQQFKAMGIESIRNLGKSAGHLIYDLKYLFPAGQSDIRL, from the coding sequence ATGGAAACAAGTAACCATATTATCGCTGTAATCGGCCTCGGTTACGTCGGCCTACCACTTGCGGTGGAGTTCGGTAAAAAGCGTCCTGTTATCGGCTTTGATATCGATCAGAAACGTGTCGATGAACTTCGAAATGGACATGATCATACGTTGGAGGTCAGTGGTTCGGAGCTCAGCTTGGCGAGTTGTCTCAGCTATACCGCCAGCTCTGATGATCTGGAATCCGCGAATATCTATATCGTAACGGTGCCAACGCCTATTGACGAGCACAAGCGGCCAGACCTAACTCCCTTGATCAAGGCAAGTGAAACGATAGGGAAGACTCTTAAGAAAGGCGACGTTGTCATTTACGAGTCTACGGTTTATCCGGGGGCAACCGAGGAGGACTGCGTACCGGTTCTCGAACGGGTGTCTGGCCTCGTTTATAACCAGGATTTTTATGCAGGTTATAGCCCTGAGCGTATCAATCCGGGGGATAAAGAACACCGCGTTACCAACATTAAGAAAGTCACTTCCGGTTCAACCCCGGAAACGGCTGATTTGGTGGATTCGCTATACGAAGAGATCGTTACGGTAGGGACTCACAAGGCAAGCAGCATCAAGGTGGCTGAGGCGGCGAAAGTGATTGAGAATACTCAGCGGGATCTGAATATTGCCCTGATTAATGAGTTGGCGATGATCTTTAACAAAATGGGGATCGACACCGAAGCGGTTCTGGAAGCGGCGGGCTCTAAATGGAACTTTTTGCCGTTCCGTCCTGGCTTGGTGGGTGGCCACTGCATTGGCGTGGATCCGTATTACCTGACTCACAAGGCACAGACCATCGGCCACCATCCAGAAATTATCCTCGCCGGTCGCCGCCTTAATGATGGCATGGGGGTCTACGTGGTCTCCCAACTGGTAAAGTCGATGCTGAAAAAGCGTATTCACGTCGAAGGGGCGCAAGTACTGGTGATGGGGTTGGCCTTCAAGGAAAACTGTCCGGATCTGCGTAATACGCGGGTGATTGATATCATTCGAGAGCTACAGGAATACAACACCAAGGTTGATGTCTTCGATCCCTGGGTTTCAGTACCTGAGGCTGAGGATGAGTATGGCATCGTGCCAGTGGAGGAGCCTGCGCAAGGTGCTTACGATGCGATTATCATTGCGGTCGGCCATCAACAATTTAAAGCGATGGGCATTGAAAGCATTCGCAATCTTGGCAAAAGCGCTGGTCACCTGATTTACGACTTGAAATATCTGTTTCCGGCAGGCCAGTCTGATATCCGCCTTTGA